One genomic region from Nymphaea colorata isolate Beijing-Zhang1983 chromosome 10, ASM883128v2, whole genome shotgun sequence encodes:
- the LOC116262363 gene encoding uncharacterized protein LOC116262363, translated as MEDGRCSFFLTKKKRFCANSTLKGSQFCGNHNPKTEDRRVPCPIDPSHFILLENLEAHTRKCPLYKQVLALKSQSFYTKGINAGVEDEDGDATLSDPVPCTFNASESISSEYNILLEDSEGNELSVISSGDLIITSDMKRHAIYKMSIADFLALLSKIKSIHQAIFLNIEVSSVMPEACSRWLKKELKQALPFQEKHVLQQASILGNMEKFGLLQMPAGPEILEPGHNDSSESHSTTPAVVEFGAGRGYLTHMLTSCYNIKKVFLVERRSYKLKADRSLRQEQDVILERLRIDIEDLNLEAVESLSCVPYLAVGKHLCGPATDLTLRCCLREQYHNNKAVQSLSKCNLRGLALATCCHHLCQWKSYINKKFLRNIGVTKEDFHAITWFTSWAVDADHGSTLTDVIDRGLHLPNIDDAGLRGTDVESLVKNMKDLDRAMLGLICKEIIDIGRYMWLQDHGQDAKLVKYVSSDISPENHLLMAKCRNPV; from the exons ATGGAGGATGGCCGCTGCAGCTTCTTCCTCACCAAGAAGAAGCGTTTCTGTGCCAACTCTACCCTGAAGGGCTCcca ATTTTGTGGAAATCACAACCCTAAGACCGAAGATCGCCGTGTCCCTTGCCCGATTGATCCTTCTCA CTTCATCCTGCTAGAGAATCTAGAAGCCCATACGAGAAAATGTCCATTATACAAGCAAGTCTTAGCTTTGAAAAGTCAGTCATTTTACACGAAGGGTATTAATGCTGGAGTCGAGGACGAGGATGGAGATGCAACTCTTTCTGACCCAGTTCCATGCACATTTAATGCCAGCGAGAGCATCTCTTCTGAATATAACATTCTATTGGAAGATAGTGAAGGCAATGAGCTGTCAGTTATATCTTCTGGAGATTTGATTATCACGTCAGACATGAAGCGACATGCAATATATAAAATGTCCATAGCTGACTTTTTGGCACTCCTGagtaaaataaaatcaatacaCCAGGCTATCTTTCTAAATATTGAGGTCTCAAGTGTGATGCCTGAAGCTTGTAGTAGATGGTTGAAGAAAGAGTTGAAACA AGCATTGCCTTTCCAAGAAAAGCATGTTTTGCAGCAGGCATCTATTCTAGGGAACATGGAAAAGTTTGGGTTATTGCAAATGCCAGCGGGACCAGAAATATTAGAACCAGGCCACAATGATTCATCTGAAAGCCATTCAACCACTCCTGCAGTTGTTGAGTTTGGAGCAGGAAGAGGATATTTGACTCATATGCTTACAAGTTGCTACAACATCAAGAAAGTTTTCTTAGTTGAGAGGAGATCTTATAAATTGAAG GCTGATCGAAGTTTACGACAAGAACAAGATGTGATTCTAGAACGCTTAAGGATTGACA TTGaggatttgaatttggaagCTGTTGAGTCTTTGAGCTGTGTTCCATACTTAGCAGTAGGGAAGCATCTCTGTGGACCTGCTACAG ATTTGACGCTTAGATGTTGCCTTCGTGAACAATATCATAACAATAAAGCCGTCCAGTCTCTGTCAAAGTGCAATCTGAGAGGCCTTGCCCTTGCAACTTGCTGCCATCACCTCTGCCAGTGGAAGTCTTACATCA ACAAAAAGTTTCTAAGAAACATAGGAGTCACAAAAGAAGACTTCCATGCCATTACATGGTTTACTAGCTGGGCCGTGGATGCAGATCATGGTTCTACCCTCACTGATGTCATCGATCGTGGTTTACACCTGCCCAACAT TGATGATGCTGGCCTGCGTGGAACAGATGTTGAATCGTTGGTGAAGAACATGAAAGATTTGGATAGAGCAATGCTAGGCTTGATATGCAAAGAGATAATCGACATCGGAAGATACATGTGGCTGCAGGACCATGGACAAGATGCAAAGCTTGTGAAGTACGTCTCTTCAGACATATCACCAGAAAACCATTTGTTAATGGCAAAATGCAGGAATCCTGTATAA